The nucleotide window AACTGGGGCTTACAACCATGAATTTATGGATATGGACAGTCAAACATTGGGTAAGCCAGGCTGGATGGATGGGCATTACCGGGTTAAGCCTGCTGATTTTCAGTGCGACCATATATCTGTCGGCGGTGATGCCAGAGCGTGCCCGCATCACCGAGCTACAACAGGAATCAATGTCGTTACGCCAACATGCACACCAAGCTCTAGTACAAGGCGGCATCAGCGCAAGCAATGACACAGCAACGCAATTGACAAAATTTTACCAGTTCTTCCCTGCCACCAATCATAGAAACGCTGTTCTGGCCCGCATCTACGCAGCAGCCGAACATCAGGGGTTGGTACTGGAAACGGCTGAATATCGCTACATTGCCGACCCGAAGAACAAGCTTACCCGCTATCAGCTGACCTTGCCGATCAAGGGCTCTTATGTGCAGATTCGCAACTTCGTCAATGAGATATTGGCAAAAGCACCTGCTGCGGCTGTGGATGACATCAGTTTCAAACGGGAAAGTATCAGCGCAGCCATGCTCGATGCTCGCATCAAACTGACGTTGTTTTTTGGAAATAACTGATGGCCGTGACGCAAAAAACTCGCTGGATCATCATCGCTACAGCCCTGCTACTGACGCTGGTTGCGGTCAACTGGGTCAATCAAGCAGAGTCAAATGATGATGCATCAACCTCGGCTCCCGAGTTCAAACATCCCGCCCCATCACGGCACAGAGAAGAAAAGCCCGAGCCGGATGCCATTCAGCTGGCCAAACTGGGACGTGCCCAACCCGGCAGCAAAGTAAAAATAGTCGATCTGTTTACCAGCAAATCCTGGTATGTGCCGCCGCCTCCACCTAAGCCAGCCCCACCCCCTCCGCCCGCTGCGCCACCCTTGCCGTTTACCTATATCGGCAAGCTAGTAGAAGACGGTGCGATTACGGTGTTTCTATCCAAACAGGATCGTAATTACGTAATCAAAACAGGCGATGTGATCGACGGCACTTATCGCGTGGATACTGTTATGGCATCCGCCCTCACCCTGACCTATCTACCGCTTAATATCAAGCAAAGCATGCCCATTGGAGATTCGCATTGAAGCTGAAAATAAATAGACTCTGTGGACTAGCGCTCATCATTGTTATGACGCAATTAGCCGGCTGCGCAGGAGAAAAAGCTTATCGGGAAGGCAACCAGCAGTTGCGCAATGGCAACATCGAGGAAGGTCTGGCGCAACTGGAAGCGGCCACCAAAGCGGAGCCCAACAATCTGGAATACCGCACCAGCCTGCATCGTCAGCGCGAAATGCAGATTTATTACCTGCTGGGGCAGGCGGATAGTCTGGTAATGGCCGGCAATTATAATGATGCGGAAGCGACTTATCAGCGTGTGCTTAAAATCGAACCCGCTAACCAACGCGCCAGCGATGGTTTAACACATATAAAAAATATCCAAACGCAGAATAGCGCGATTGCCAAAGCTAAAAAATACTTCGAAGCCGGCAATTTTGATGCTGCACTGAGCCTATTGCAACCCATCCTGAATGACAACCCCAATCAGATTGATGCCAAGGCATTGCAACAAAGAGTCAGGGATAAACAAACTCAAACCAGCACCACAGCCAACTCGCTAAAATCCACCATCAAGAAGCCCATTACCCTGGAATTTCGTGACGCCAACATGCGCTCCATCTTCGAAGTCATCTCACGAACGGCCAACATCAATTTCATTTTCGATAAGGATGTAAGCCCCAACCTGAAATCCACTTTGTACGTCAAAAATACGACCATTGAGGAAGCCATCAACCTGCTGCTGGTGACCAATCAGCTGGAAAAACGTGTACTGAATGAAAATACTATCCTGATCTATCCCAACACACCAGCCAAACTCAAGGATTATCAGGAACTGACGGTCAAAAGCTTTTATCTTGCCAACGCAGATGTAAAACAGACTATGAACATGATCAAAACCATGCTCAAGACCCGGGATATTTTCATCGATGAAAAGCTCAACTTGCTGATGATGCGCGATACACCAGAAGTGATCCGACTCGCTGAAAAATTGATAGCTGCGCAGGATATGGCAGAACCGGAAGTTATTCTGGACGTAGAAATATTGGAAGTAAAGCGCTCCAAACTCAGCGAGCTTGGCATTCAATACCCCAATCAGTTTACTGTACTTAACCCGAGCACATTGCCCGCTACCACAACGTCGTCCGCCAGCGGCACGCTCGTAGTTAACACCACGTCGACCAACGCCCCGCTCACCCTGGCTAATCTGGCTGGATTAACCACCAGTTCGATCGGCATTTCCAATCCCGCGCTTAATTTAAGGAAAGAAAACAGCGATACCAGTCTGCTGGCTAATCCACGCATACGTGTACGCAATCGGGAAAAAGCCAAGATTCATATTGGTGAAAAAGTGCCCGTCATCACCACCACCAGCACAATGAATGTCGGTCTTTCCCAATCGGTCAGCTACCTTGATATCGGACTTAAGCTGGACGTAGAGCCCAATATTTATCTGGATAACGAA belongs to Sulfuriferula thiophila and includes:
- a CDS encoding secretin and TonB N-terminal domain-containing protein, with the translated sequence MTQLAGCAGEKAYREGNQQLRNGNIEEGLAQLEAATKAEPNNLEYRTSLHRQREMQIYYLLGQADSLVMAGNYNDAEATYQRVLKIEPANQRASDGLTHIKNIQTQNSAIAKAKKYFEAGNFDAALSLLQPILNDNPNQIDAKALQQRVRDKQTQTSTTANSLKSTIKKPITLEFRDANMRSIFEVISRTANINFIFDKDVSPNLKSTLYVKNTTIEEAINLLLVTNQLEKRVLNENTILIYPNTPAKLKDYQELTVKSFYLANADVKQTMNMIKTMLKTRDIFIDEKLNLLMMRDTPEVIRLAEKLIAAQDMAEPEVILDVEILEVKRSKLSELGIQYPNQFTVLNPSTLPATTTSSASGTLVVNTTSTNAPLTLANLAGLTTSSIGISNPALNLRKENSDTSLLANPRIRVRNREKAKIHIGEKVPVITTTSTMNVGLSQSVSYLDIGLKLDVEPNIYLDNEVGMKVGLEVSNIVREIQGANGSLTYQVGTRNAATVLRLKDGETQALAGLINDEDRASANKIPGLGEIPLLGRLFSTHHDEKTKTEIILLITPHIVRNLVKPDAEITEFTSGTDTTIGAPSLRLTPTLSTPLPKIDNPQLTPPTQQPATISPQTQPVPQPAFQPLAAPSATPAPQTAPPPITPPSSIPEKAGVIQTNSVSQTTLDAPVTSTPSSESLPPAATVSP
- a CDS encoding GspMb/PilO family protein, with protein sequence MNLWIWTVKHWVSQAGWMGITGLSLLIFSATIYLSAVMPERARITELQQESMSLRQHAHQALVQGGISASNDTATQLTKFYQFFPATNHRNAVLARIYAAAEHQGLVLETAEYRYIADPKNKLTRYQLTLPIKGSYVQIRNFVNEILAKAPAAAVDDISFKRESISAAMLDARIKLTLFFGNN
- a CDS encoding secretion system X translation initiation factor, which translates into the protein MAVTQKTRWIIIATALLLTLVAVNWVNQAESNDDASTSAPEFKHPAPSRHREEKPEPDAIQLAKLGRAQPGSKVKIVDLFTSKSWYVPPPPPKPAPPPPPAAPPLPFTYIGKLVEDGAITVFLSKQDRNYVIKTGDVIDGTYRVDTVMASALTLTYLPLNIKQSMPIGDSH